From a region of the Arvicanthis niloticus isolate mArvNil1 chromosome 6, mArvNil1.pat.X, whole genome shotgun sequence genome:
- the Nr1d1 gene encoding nuclear receptor subfamily 1 group D member 1, with the protein MTTLDSNNNTGGVITYIGSSGSSPSRTSPESLYSDSSNGSFQSPTQGCHTYFPPSPTGSLTQDPARSFGNVPPSLSDDSSPSSASSSSSSSSSFYNGSPPGSLQVAMEDSSRVSPSKGTSNITKLNGMVLLCKVCGDVASGFHYGVHACEGCKGFFRRSIQQNIQYKRCLKNENCSIVRINRNRCQQCRFKKCLSVGMSRDAVRFGRIPKREKQRMLAEMQSAMNLANNQLSSLCPLETSPTPHPTSGSMGPSPPPAPAPTPLVGFSQFPQQLTPPRSPSPEPTVEDVISQVARAHREIFTYAHDKLGTSPGNFNANHASASPSATTPHRWESQGCPSTPNDNLLAARRHNEALNGLHQGPSSYPPTWSSGPAHHSCHQPNSNGHRLCPTHVYSAPEGEAPANSLRQSNTKNVLLACPMNMYPHGRSGRTVQEIWEDFSMSFTPAVREVVEFAKHIPGFRDLSQHDQVTLLKAGTFEVLMVRFASLFNVKDQTVMFLSRTTYSLQELGAMGMGDLLNAMFDFSEKLNSLALTEEELGLFTAVVLVSADRSGMENSASVEQLQETLLRALRALVLKNRPSETSRFTKLLLKLPDLRTLNNMHSEKLLSFRVDAQ; encoded by the exons ATGACGACCCTGGACTCCAACAACAACACAG GTGGTGTTATCACGTACATTGGCTCTAGTGGCTCCTCCCCGAGCCGGACCAGCCCAGAGTCCCTCTATAGTGACAGCTCCAATGGCAGCTTCCAGTCCCCGACTCAAGGCTGTCACACATACTTCCCACCATCACCTACTGGCTCCCTCACCCAGGACCCTGCCCGCTCTTTTGGCAATGTGCCACCCAGCCTCAGTGATGATAGCTCCCCTTCTTCTGCAtcgtcatcttcctcctcctcctcctccttctataaTGGGAGCCCCCCAGGAAGTCTACAAGTGGCCATGGAAGACAGCAGCCGAGTGTCCCCCAGCAAGGGCACCAGCAACATTACCA AGCTGAATGGCATGGTGCTACTGTGTAAAGTGTGTGGGGACGTGGCCTCGGGCTTTCACTATGGCGTGCATGCCTGTGAGGGCTGCAAG GGCTTTTTTCGCCGGAGCATCCAACAGAATATCCAGTACAAACGGTGTCTGAAAAACGAGAACTGCTCCATCGTTCGCATCAATCGCAACCGCTGCCAGCAGTGTCGTTTCAAGAAGTGTCTCTCCGTTGGCATGTCTAGAGATG CTGTGCGTTTTGGGCGCATCcccaagagagagaaacaacGGATGCTTGCCGAGATGCAGAGCGCCATGAACTTGGCCAACAACCAACTGAGCAGCCTGTGCCCTCTAGAGACCTCACCTACCCCGCATCCCACCTCAGGCTCCATGGGCCCCTCACCACCTCCTGCACCAGCTCCCACACCTTTAGTGGGCTTCTCACAGTTCCCACAACAGCTGACACCACCCAGATCTCCTAGTCCTGAGCCCACCGTGGAGGATGTGATATCCCAGGTGGCCCGGGCCCATCGAGAAATCTTCACCTATGCCCATGACAAGTTAGGCACCTCCCCTGGCAACTTCAATGCCAATCATGCATCAGCTAGCCCTTCAGCTACTACTCCACACCGGTGGGAGAGTCAGGGATGCCCATCTACTCCCAATGACAACCTTCTGGCGGCTCGGCGACATAATGAAGCACTGAATGGTTTACACCAGGGTCCCTCCTCCTACCCTCCTACCTGGTCTTCTGGCCCTGCCCACCACAGCTGCCATCAACCTAACAGCAATGGGCATCGCCTGTGCCCCACCCACGTATATTCGGCCCCAGAAGGCGAGGCACCTGCCAACAGTCTACGGCAAAGCAACACCAAGAATGTTCTGCTG GCATGTCCCATGAACATGTATCCCCACGGACGCAGCGGCCGGACTGTGCAGGAGATCTGGGAAGACTTCTCTATGAGCTTCACGCCTGCCGTGCGGGAGGTGGTGGAGTTTGCCAAACACATCCCCGGCTTCCGTGACCTTTCCCAGCATGACCAGGTGACCCTGCTTAAGGCTGGCACCTTTGAG GTGCTGATGGTCCGCTTTGCATCGTTGTTCAACGTGAAGGACCAGACAGTGATGTTTCTGAGCCGCACAACCTACAGTCTGCAGGAGCTCGGTGCCATGGGCATGGGCGACCTGCTCAATGCCATGTTTGACTTCAGCGAGAAGCTCAACTCCCTGGCGCTTACCGAGGAGGAGCTGGGCCTTTTTACCGCAGTGGTGCTTGTCTCTGCAG ACCGCTCGGGAATGGAGAATTCCGCTTCGGTGGAGCAGCTCCAGGAGACGCTGCTGCGGGCTCTTCGGGCTCTGGTGCTGAAGAACCGGCCCTCGGAGACTTCCCGCTTCACCAAGCTGCTGCTCAAGCTGCCGGACCTGCGGACCCTGAACAACATGCATTCCGAGAAGCTGCTGTCCTTCCGGGTGGACGCCCAGTGA
- the Thra gene encoding thyroid hormone receptor alpha, translating into MEQKPSKVECGSDPEENSARSPDGKRKRKNGQCPLKSSMSGYIPSYLDKDEQCVVCGDKATGYHYRCITCEGCKGFFRRTIQKNLHPTYSCKYDSCCVIDKITRNQCQLCRFKKCIAVGMAMDLVLDDSKRVAKRKLIEQNRERRRKEEMIRSLQQRPEPTPEEWDLIHVATEAHRSTNAQGSHWKQRRKFLPDDIGQSPIVSMPDGDKVDLEAFSEFTKIITPAITRVVDFAKKLPMFSELPCEDQIILLKGCCMEIMSLRAAVRYDPESDTLTLSGEMAVKREQLKNGGLGVVSDAIFELGKSLSAFNLDDTEVALLQAVLLMSTDRSGLLCVDKIEKSQEAYLLAFEHYVNHRKHNIPHFWPKLLMKVTDLRMIGACHASRFLHMKVECPTELFPPLFLEVFEDQEV; encoded by the exons ATGGAACAGAAGCCAAGCAAGGTGGAGTGTGGGTCAGACCCAGAGGAGAACAG TGCCAGGTCACCAGATGGAAAGCGAAAAAGAAAGAACGGCCAATGTCCCCTGAAAAGCAGCATGTCAG gGTATATCCCTAGTTACCTGGACAAAGACGAGCAGTGTGTCGTGTGTGGGGACAAGGCCACCGGTTATCACTACCGCTGTATCACTTGTGAGGGCTGCAAG GGCTTCTTTCGCCGCACAATCCAGAAGAATCTCCATCCCACCTATTCCTGCAAATATGACAGCTGCTGTGTCATCGACAAGATCACCCGGAATCAGTGTCAGCTGTGCCGCTTCAAGAAGTGCATCGCCGTGGGCATGGCCATGGACT TGGTTCTAGATGATTCGAAGCGGGTGGCCAAACGCAAGCTGATTGAGCAGAATCGAGAAAGGAGGCGGAAGGAGGAGATGATACGCTCGCTGCAGCAGCGACCAGAGCCCACTCCTGAAGAGTGGGACCTGATCCATGTCGCTACAGAAGCCCACCGCAGCACCAATGCCCAGGGCAGCCATTGGAAGCAGAGGCGAAAATTCCTG CCGGATGACATCGGCCAGTCACCTATTGTCTCCATGCCAGATGGAGACAAGGTAGACCTAGAGGCCTTCAGCGAGTTTACCAAGATCATCACACCGGCCATCACCCGCGTGGTGGACTTTGCCAAAAAACTGCCCATGTTCTCCGAG CTGCCTTGCGAAGACCAGATCATCCTCCTGAAGGGCTGCTGCATGGAGATCATGTCCCTGCGGGCAGCTGTCCGCTATGACCCTGAGAGTGACACCCTGACCCTGAGTGGGGAGATGGCGGTTAAGCGGGAGCAGCTCAAGAATGGTGGCTTGGGTGTAGTCTCTGACGCCATCTTTGAACTGGGCAAGTCACTCTCTGCCTTTAACCTGGATGATACGGAAGTGGCTCTGCTGCAGGCTGTGCTGCTAATGTCAACAG ACCGCTCCGGCCTGCTGTGTGTGGACAAGATCGAGAAGAGTCAGGAGGCCTACCTGCTGGCGTTTGAGCACTACGTCAACCACCGCAAACACAACATTCCGCACttctggcccaagctgctgaTGAAGGTGACTGACCTCCGCATGATCGGGGCCTGCCACGCCAGCCGCTTCCTCCACATGAAAGTCGAGTGCCCCACCgaactcttccccccactcttccTGGAGGTCTTTGAGGATCAGGAAGTCTAA